Proteins co-encoded in one Candidatus Polarisedimenticolia bacterium genomic window:
- a CDS encoding PQQ-binding-like beta-propeller repeat protein, producing the protein MIRRFTTLILALALAATAAGAQATFHGDVARTGVFGSPGPKRFGGVKWTFKAGGPIVASPVVADGVVYVGSLDGHLYAIDQESGKEKWNFKSRMPIASTAAVAGDTLYFVSSVGSLAALETATGKPKWVFAAEFEKRFEAKNLHGLPSAAQTIPDAWDLFTSSPAVANGKVYFGSGDSNVYAVDAATGLLQWKFQTGDVVHASPAVADGTVYIGSWDSRLYALRAETGELRWSFQAGEDPSIHNQVGFQSSPAVVDGVVYVGCRDAHVYALDAGTGRKKWDYPTSKSWVIGTPAVRKGTVYVGTSDSSRFMALDAKTGRLRFNFDAKAYMFSSAAVAGDLAYVGDHNGRLYAIEADTGRLAWEFQTEGSRKDPMKALNPDGRLNQEAFKPLFGDFQDMYIDYYRFISIGAVVSSPAVSRGVVYFGSMDGTLYALQ; encoded by the coding sequence ATGATACGCCGTTTCACGACCCTGATTCTGGCCCTCGCCCTGGCCGCGACCGCCGCCGGCGCGCAAGCGACCTTCCATGGCGACGTCGCCCGCACCGGAGTGTTCGGATCTCCCGGCCCGAAGCGATTCGGCGGGGTCAAGTGGACCTTCAAGGCGGGAGGACCGATCGTCGCCTCACCGGTCGTCGCCGACGGTGTGGTGTACGTCGGCAGTCTCGACGGGCATCTTTACGCCATCGACCAGGAGAGCGGCAAGGAAAAATGGAATTTCAAGTCGCGGATGCCGATCGCCTCCACCGCGGCGGTCGCGGGCGACACCCTTTATTTCGTGTCGTCGGTCGGCTCCCTCGCGGCGCTCGAAACGGCGACGGGCAAGCCCAAGTGGGTGTTCGCGGCGGAGTTCGAGAAAAGGTTCGAAGCGAAGAACCTCCACGGGCTCCCCTCCGCCGCCCAGACCATTCCCGACGCCTGGGATCTCTTCACGTCATCGCCCGCGGTCGCGAACGGCAAGGTCTACTTCGGCAGCGGCGATTCGAACGTCTACGCCGTCGACGCCGCCACCGGCTTGTTGCAATGGAAGTTCCAGACCGGAGACGTGGTGCACGCCTCGCCTGCGGTGGCCGACGGCACGGTCTACATCGGCAGCTGGGACAGCCGTCTGTATGCGCTCCGGGCCGAGACGGGGGAGCTTCGGTGGTCGTTCCAGGCGGGGGAAGATCCCTCCATCCACAACCAGGTCGGTTTTCAATCCTCCCCCGCCGTCGTGGATGGAGTGGTCTACGTCGGATGCCGCGACGCCCACGTCTATGCCCTCGACGCGGGCACCGGCCGGAAGAAATGGGATTATCCCACCAGCAAGTCCTGGGTCATCGGAACGCCGGCGGTCCGGAAAGGCACGGTCTACGTGGGAACGTCGGACAGCTCGCGCTTCATGGCCCTGGATGCGAAGACGGGGCGCCTGCGCTTCAACTTCGACGCCAAGGCGTACATGTTCTCATCGGCGGCCGTCGCGGGGGATCTCGCTTACGTGGGGGATCACAACGGCAGGCTCTACGCCATTGAAGCGGACACCGGCCGTCTGGCGTGGGAATTTCAAACCGAAGGGTCGAGGAAGGACCCGATGAAAGCCCTCAACCCCGATGGCCGCCTCAACCAGGAGGCCTTTAAGCCCTTGTTCGGAGACTTTCAGGACATGTACATCGATTACTACCGGTTCATCTCGATCGGCGCGGTGGTGTCCTCGCCTGCCGTGAGCCGCGGGGTGGTCTATTTCGGCAGCATGGACGGGACCCTCTATGCGCTGCAATGA
- a CDS encoding response regulator transcription factor produces MKRISVLIAEDHTVVREGLRALLTAEDDIEVVGEARSGREAVQLIEKLFPDVVVMDIAMPLLNGVEATRQILKIVPSTKILILSAHSEDEYVEQVTEAGAAGYLLKQTAANVLVQAIREAHLGRTFFSPSISKRMSDLQEKAIGRGGRPRKGASRLTSREVEVLQLIAEGKANKETAAQLGISIKTVEKHRQHLMSKLGIHDTAGLTRYAISAGIIETSGPITIE; encoded by the coding sequence ATGAAGCGAATCAGCGTCTTGATTGCCGAAGATCACACCGTCGTGCGCGAAGGTCTTCGCGCCTTGCTGACGGCCGAGGACGACATTGAAGTGGTCGGCGAGGCGCGCAGCGGGCGGGAGGCGGTGCAGCTGATCGAGAAGCTGTTTCCCGACGTGGTCGTCATGGACATCGCCATGCCGCTGCTCAACGGCGTGGAAGCCACGCGGCAGATTCTCAAGATCGTCCCTTCGACGAAAATCCTCATTCTCTCGGCTCACAGCGAAGACGAGTACGTGGAGCAGGTCACGGAGGCCGGTGCGGCCGGTTATCTCCTCAAGCAAACTGCGGCGAACGTCCTGGTGCAGGCCATCCGGGAGGCCCATCTCGGCCGGACGTTCTTCAGCCCCTCCATCTCCAAGCGCATGAGCGACCTCCAGGAGAAGGCCATCGGCCGGGGGGGGCGTCCGCGGAAAGGGGCCTCGCGGCTGACTTCCCGCGAAGTGGAAGTGCTGCAGTTGATCGCCGAAGGGAAGGCCAACAAGGAAACGGCGGCCCAACTCGGGATCAGCATCAAGACCGTCGAGAAGCACCGCCAGCACCTCATGAGCAAACTCGGGATTCACGATACTGCCGGCCTGACGCGCTACGCCATCTCCGCCGGGATCATCGAGACGAGCGGACCTATCACCATCGAATAG
- a CDS encoding YtxH domain-containing protein — translation MREREDLTTPNGNGNSNMMGILVGSLVGAAVGASVALLYAPTTGKEARDWLARRSRELGDKAASLFEQGKEAARQEAKNVAAQGKDYLHDLR, via the coding sequence ATGAGAGAGAGAGAAGATCTGACCACCCCCAACGGCAACGGCAACAGCAACATGATGGGCATCCTGGTCGGCAGCCTGGTGGGCGCCGCCGTGGGTGCCAGTGTCGCTCTCCTGTACGCCCCGACCACCGGAAAAGAAGCGCGCGATTGGCTGGCGCGCCGGAGCCGCGAGCTGGGAGACAAGGCGGCCAGCTTGTTCGAGCAAGGCAAGGAAGCGGCCCGCCAGGAGGCCAAAAACGTGGCCGCCCAGGGCAAGGATTATCTGCACGATCTGCGCTAG
- a CDS encoding M48 family metallopeptidase, giving the protein MNPAKNKKPIAGALFLIVTVLAAGLAFAQTQVKPGFNLFSPQQDVEIGRQSALEVEKQLPVLQNRAVERYVTSIGKRLAAVAPGAKYPYQFKVVNVSDINAFALPGGYLYFNRGLIAAAQNEGQLAGVMAHEISHVALRHGTNQASKAYLGQAGLGVMGGLLGRNSGSTQKTINAVGGFGLNALFLKFSRTDEEQADVVGAQMMARAGYDPNDMIDFFEILRSQSSRDPGRVQQFFSSHPAPKDRAARIRKERRSLSINETSEVGGFSEVKNALQRMPTAPTMQQLAKGQTPVGGASPAGTDGVYRGIDAPATSFRTFEQRTGFFTIKYPANWRAYEPSTGYGATFAPDGGFVDTGSQDRSLVYGVIVNHYDPMYSETNQRFVYPDPDDNGNAFVDHSGRIVSRTHLAEATNDLIGQILRTNPHLRLVPNSQRTDTISGTSALSLVLAGRSPVTHAEERVTVFTRELADDDVIYALFIAPGEDYAALRRTFDRMISSLEVNDEAAHP; this is encoded by the coding sequence ATGAATCCCGCCAAGAACAAGAAACCGATTGCCGGCGCTCTTTTCCTGATTGTGACGGTGCTTGCCGCGGGCCTCGCCTTCGCGCAGACTCAGGTGAAGCCCGGATTCAATCTCTTTTCCCCGCAGCAGGATGTCGAGATAGGCCGCCAATCCGCCTTGGAAGTGGAGAAACAGCTGCCGGTTCTGCAGAACCGGGCCGTCGAGCGGTACGTCACCAGCATCGGTAAGCGGCTGGCGGCGGTGGCGCCCGGCGCCAAGTACCCCTATCAGTTCAAAGTGGTGAACGTCTCGGACATCAATGCGTTCGCGCTTCCGGGGGGGTACCTCTATTTCAACCGGGGCCTGATCGCGGCCGCTCAGAACGAAGGACAGCTCGCGGGCGTGATGGCTCACGAGATCTCCCACGTCGCCCTGCGCCATGGGACCAATCAGGCCTCCAAGGCCTATCTGGGCCAGGCCGGCCTCGGAGTCATGGGCGGCCTCCTCGGGAGAAACAGCGGCTCCACCCAGAAGACCATCAACGCCGTCGGCGGGTTCGGCCTGAACGCCCTTTTCCTGAAATTCAGCCGGACGGACGAGGAGCAGGCGGACGTCGTGGGCGCGCAGATGATGGCGCGCGCCGGCTACGACCCCAACGACATGATCGATTTTTTCGAGATCCTGCGCAGCCAGAGCTCCCGGGACCCCGGCCGCGTGCAGCAGTTCTTCAGCAGCCACCCGGCCCCGAAGGACCGCGCCGCGCGCATCCGCAAGGAAAGAAGATCTCTGAGCATCAATGAGACCTCGGAAGTCGGCGGCTTCTCTGAAGTGAAGAACGCCCTGCAGCGGATGCCCACGGCGCCCACCATGCAACAGCTCGCCAAGGGGCAGACCCCCGTCGGCGGCGCCTCCCCGGCGGGTACCGACGGGGTCTATCGGGGAATCGACGCCCCCGCCACGAGCTTCCGGACCTTCGAGCAGCGAACCGGGTTCTTCACCATCAAATATCCGGCGAACTGGCGGGCCTACGAGCCGTCAACCGGCTACGGGGCGACGTTCGCCCCGGACGGAGGGTTCGTCGACACGGGCAGCCAGGACAGGAGCCTCGTCTACGGGGTGATCGTCAACCATTACGACCCGATGTATTCGGAGACCAACCAGCGGTTCGTCTATCCCGATCCCGACGACAACGGCAACGCTTTCGTCGATCACAGCGGCCGCATCGTGAGCCGGACCCATCTCGCCGAGGCGACGAACGATCTCATCGGGCAGATTCTCCGGACCAACCCGCACCTGCGGCTCGTCCCGAACTCGCAGCGGACCGACACCATCAGCGGCACATCGGCCCTTTCCCTGGTCCTCGCCGGCCGATCGCCGGTGACGCACGCGGAGGAGCGGGTCACCGTGTTCACCCGCGAGCTTGCCGACGACGACGTCATCTACGCCTTGTTCATCGCCCCCGGCGAAGACTACGCCGCCCTGCGGAGGACGTTCGACCGGATGATCTCGAGCCTCGAGGTGAACGACGAGGCGGCGCATCCCTGA
- a CDS encoding methyltransferase yields the protein MDLGTGLGMLPVLLGVLGRRQALGVEWDAEKVRGALHAARGLPHIRVIEGDLHRCAIPPCDVITLIDVLHYYDADRQEELLRRCRAALRPGGRLLIRDVDGARRGGVRWTKFIEQWATRRGWNRGPAVAFRPISELCATLAALGFRVEGGEVASRLAPGNVLLVAELDPTAPAATPAGHPG from the coding sequence GTGGATCTGGGAACCGGCCTCGGGATGCTTCCGGTGCTGCTCGGGGTTCTCGGGCGTCGCCAGGCTCTCGGCGTCGAATGGGACGCCGAAAAGGTGCGCGGGGCGCTGCACGCCGCCCGGGGGCTTCCCCACATCCGGGTGATCGAGGGCGATCTGCACCGCTGCGCGATTCCGCCGTGCGACGTCATCACCCTGATCGACGTGCTCCATTACTACGACGCCGATCGGCAGGAGGAGCTGCTCCGGCGGTGCCGGGCGGCGCTCCGGCCGGGCGGACGGCTCCTCATCCGCGACGTCGACGGGGCGCGGCGGGGGGGCGTCCGCTGGACGAAGTTCATCGAGCAGTGGGCGACGCGCAGGGGTTGGAACCGCGGTCCGGCCGTGGCGTTCCGACCGATTTCGGAGCTGTGCGCGACGCTCGCCGCGCTGGGCTTCCGCGTGGAAGGAGGGGAGGTCGCGAGCCGGCTGGCCCCGGGCAACGTGCTCCTGGTGGCCGAGCTCGATCCGACGGCGCCGGCCGCGACTCCGGCCGGGCATCCCGGGTGA
- a CDS encoding response regulator transcription factor yields the protein MSVRIILADDHPMFLQGLKRLLERADFEVVGEAGDGREAVRLATEKRPDVAILDLAMPLLNGVDAAREIGKAAPGTKTIILTTYSEDQCVREAMRAGVSGYLLKTKAASDLMQAIREVSQGTIYLGEGLSRDLLQLQPEAGGGRENPLSGRERQVLQLIAEGKKIKEIAAILGVSVKTIETHRMRLMDKLDIHETAGLVRYAIRMGIIHV from the coding sequence ATGTCCGTGAGGATCATTCTGGCCGACGATCACCCGATGTTCCTGCAGGGTCTGAAGCGTCTGCTCGAGCGCGCCGACTTCGAGGTCGTCGGGGAGGCGGGCGACGGGCGGGAAGCGGTTCGACTCGCCACCGAGAAGCGGCCCGACGTCGCCATCCTCGATCTGGCGATGCCCCTGCTCAACGGCGTCGATGCCGCCCGGGAGATCGGCAAGGCCGCCCCCGGGACCAAGACGATCATCCTGACGACCTACTCCGAGGATCAATGCGTCCGGGAGGCGATGCGGGCCGGGGTGAGCGGCTATCTCTTGAAGACGAAGGCGGCGTCCGACCTGATGCAGGCGATCCGGGAAGTGTCGCAAGGAACGATCTACCTCGGGGAGGGGCTCTCCCGGGATCTCCTTCAGCTGCAGCCGGAAGCCGGGGGGGGCCGCGAAAACCCCCTGAGCGGGCGCGAGCGCCAGGTGCTGCAGCTCATCGCCGAAGGGAAGAAAATCAAGGAGATCGCCGCCATCCTCGGGGTGAGCGTCAAGACGATCGAGACGCATCGGATGCGGCTGATGGACAAGCTCGACATCCACGAGACCGCCGGTCTCGTGCGTTACGCCATCCGCATGGGGATTATCCATGTGTGA
- a CDS encoding ATP-binding protein, with product MPDRLEKTGIPSRLQTRYAAALRKHLSQPSEQTLLRASDLGLQAARAEADVLGMVFLHHETLARILGTRPPRDRVAALRRAGEFFAESLAPFGKRRRSRGGVIAALRHMNDRLEGDVKQVAHALHNEAGGILALTHLAVADLARDLASGEAGRLAQLRELLDQMDQQLRRLSHELRPTILDDLGLLPALEFLAKVTSNRSKMQILVEKTAVGRLPPAVETALYRGVQEGLGNAVRHARAEKILIQVVREPRAVLCVIRDDGAGFDVARVLAGHRRRALGLIGLRDRLEALSGSLQITSAPGQGTELLMNVPLGG from the coding sequence ATGCCGGATCGCTTGGAAAAGACGGGGATCCCCAGCCGGCTGCAAACCCGATACGCGGCCGCCCTCCGCAAGCACCTCTCGCAGCCCAGCGAGCAGACCCTGCTGCGGGCGTCCGATCTGGGGCTCCAGGCCGCCCGCGCCGAGGCGGACGTCCTCGGAATGGTCTTCCTGCATCACGAAACCCTGGCCCGCATCCTCGGAACGCGACCGCCGCGCGATCGGGTCGCGGCGCTGCGGCGCGCCGGCGAGTTCTTCGCGGAGAGCCTGGCCCCCTTCGGCAAGCGGCGGCGCTCCCGGGGCGGGGTCATCGCGGCGCTGCGGCACATGAACGATCGGCTGGAAGGAGACGTGAAGCAGGTCGCGCATGCGCTGCACAACGAGGCCGGCGGCATCCTGGCCTTGACCCACCTCGCCGTCGCCGACCTGGCGCGGGACCTCGCCTCGGGGGAGGCCGGCCGGCTCGCCCAGCTCCGCGAGCTCCTGGATCAGATGGATCAGCAGCTGCGGCGGCTTTCCCACGAGCTCCGGCCGACGATCCTGGACGATCTGGGGCTGCTCCCGGCTCTCGAGTTCCTCGCCAAGGTCACGTCGAATCGATCGAAAATGCAGATCCTCGTCGAGAAGACGGCGGTGGGACGTCTCCCGCCGGCGGTGGAGACGGCGCTGTACCGGGGCGTCCAGGAGGGCCTCGGAAACGCGGTCCGGCACGCCCGGGCGGAGAAGATCCTGATCCAGGTCGTCCGGGAGCCGCGGGCGGTCCTGTGCGTGATTCGGGACGACGGAGCCGGTTTCGACGTCGCGAGGGTCCTGGCGGGCCATCGCCGGCGGGCCCTGGGGCTGATCGGCCTCCGGGATCGGCTTGAGGCGCTGAGCGGATCGCTTCAGATCACCTCGGCGCCCGGACAAGGGACGGAATTGCTGATGAACGTCCCGCTGGGGGGGTGA
- a CDS encoding response regulator transcription factor, protein MPLRVLLADDHRMFVQGLKDILEKEKMEVVGEAADGREAVRLAKKHRPDVAVLDLAMPLMNGIDAAREIEKVSPETKRILLTMYTEEQYILDALRAGVNGYLLKTKAATDLVQAIREVSRGTLYMSSGIPRDAIQAYLSNKERRSDPLSPREREVLQLIAEGKTIKEIAAILGISAKTIETHRMRLMDKLDIHDTAGLVRYAIRRGVIQP, encoded by the coding sequence ATGCCGTTGCGTGTCCTGTTGGCCGATGATCACCGGATGTTCGTCCAAGGCCTGAAGGACATTCTCGAGAAGGAGAAGATGGAGGTGGTCGGCGAGGCCGCCGACGGCCGCGAGGCGGTGCGGCTCGCCAAGAAGCACCGGCCGGACGTGGCCGTCCTGGATCTGGCGATGCCCCTGATGAACGGCATCGACGCGGCGCGGGAGATCGAGAAGGTCTCGCCCGAGACCAAGCGGATTCTCCTCACCATGTACACGGAGGAGCAGTACATCCTCGACGCGTTGCGGGCCGGGGTGAACGGCTACCTCCTCAAGACGAAGGCGGCGACCGATCTGGTCCAGGCGATCCGGGAGGTCTCCCGCGGAACGCTCTACATGAGCTCGGGCATCCCGCGGGACGCCATCCAGGCCTACCTCTCCAACAAGGAAAGGCGCTCCGATCCGCTCAGCCCGCGGGAGCGCGAGGTCCTGCAGCTGATCGCGGAGGGGAAAACCATCAAGGAGATCGCCGCGATTCTCGGCATCAGCGCCAAGACGATCGAGACCCACCGCATGCGGCTGATGGACAAGCTCGACATCCACGACACGGCCGGCCTCGTCCGCTACGCCATCCGCCGGGGCGTCATCCAACCCTGA